In one window of Henckelia pumila isolate YLH828 chromosome 1, ASM3356847v2, whole genome shotgun sequence DNA:
- the LOC140869752 gene encoding uncharacterized protein, translating to MHIRKPTSFKDLRTINGKTYATFREAAQILGLMEDNNTIDNCIQEAAAYLMPTALRQLFSTVLMYCNPKNPEQLWLKYENFLSQDFKQDKSLSPCVIRHKVLNNIAYYLYSMGKRLEDFFSTSNVLSSFDDNLTKELQIEKDITIPNKDLLAVKQLNAEQKYAYDRILYYVNNNLSQIFFVDGPGGTEKPFYTRKFLPLFVQLVTLLLLQQLQRHNEYKNNLGGKIIVFGGDFRQILPVILKSNKDDIIDSSIVMSPLWKHFEKIKLKQNMRALFDPKFSSYLLRVGDGVEETNEKDEILIPPQANIPFIDEATSLNILIDSVFPNIDDDNLDFSLFVKRAMLTTRNEFVNEINDVLITKFPGEETTYYSCDENISACIVPDQEELFYFLTPQGLPPHKLTLKLNAPIILLRNINPTEGLCNGTRLLCKGFNTNVIYAEISVGIHAGKAEPIFSHGQLYVALSRAKTIDQLKNERMQSIIYDQDLEQLDKLLDLYKTYFIRNAKIRQISGNTPILASSQYQMVLNRSTYIKISGQQEQIPINDIYQVTPFGQLSEFADVTRKQIS from the exons ATGCACATCCGAAAACCTACTTCATTCAAAGATTTACGAACAATCAACGGAAAAACCTATGCTACATTTAGAGAAGCAGCGCAAATATTGGGATTAATGGAAGACAATAATACAATTGACAACTGTATCCAAGAGGCAGCTGCTTATCTAATGCCTACTGCTTTACGACAACTATTTTCTACTGTCCTCATGTATTGTAACCCAAAAAATCCTGAACAATTATGGTTGAagtatgaaaattttttatcacaagattttaaacaagataaatCTCTTAGTCCTTGTGTAATTCGACATAAAGTACTAAACAACATTGCCTACTATCTTTACTCAATGGGAAAAAGGCTGGAAGATTTCTTTTCAACAAGCAATGTTCTTTCAAGTTTTGATGATAATTTGACAAAAGAATTGCAAATTGAAAAAGACATAACTATACCCAACAAAGATCTCCTAGCTGTTAAACAATTAAATGCAGAACAAAAATATGCTTACGACCGAATTTTATACTATGTTAACAAtaatttatcacaaatattcTTTGTGGACGGACCTGGTGGTACTGAAAAACCTTTTTATACAAGGAAATTCTTGCCACTATTCGTTCAGCTTGTCACATTGCTCTTGCTACAGCAACTTCAG AGACATAATGAATACAAAAACAATCTTGGTGGTAAAATTATTGTCTTTGGTGGAGATTTTCGCCAAATATTACCAGTGATTCTGAAAAGTAACAAAGATGATATAATAGATTCATCAATTGTTATGTCTCCATTATGGAAAcattttgagaaaataaaactaAAGCAAAATATGCGAGCCTTATTTGATCCTAAATTCTCTTCTTATTTATTAAGAGTTGGTGATGGAGTTGAGGAAACTAACGAAAAAGATGAAATCTTAATTCCACCTCAAGCAAACATCCCATTTATAGATGAAGCAACAtctttaaatatattaatagaTAGTGTATTCCCAAATATTGACGATGACAATTTGgatttttctttatttgttAAACGAGCAATGCTGACCACACGAAACGAGTTTGTCAATgaaattaatgatgtattaattacAAAATTCCCTGGTGAAGAAACCACATATTATAGCTGCGATGAAAACATAAGTGCTTGTATTGTACCGGATCAAGAAGAATTATTCTATTTTTTAACTCCTCAAGGACTTCCTCCACATAAACTAACTTTGAAACTAAATGCACCAATCATACTTCTTCGAAATATTAATCCAACTGAAGGACTTTGCAACGGAACACGGCTTCTTTGTAAAGGTTTCAACACAAATGTCATCTATGCTGAAATATCAGTTGGTATACATGCTGGAAAAGCT GAACCTATTTTCTCACATGGACAACTTTATGTTGCGTTGTCAAGAGCAAAGACCATAGATCAGCTAAAG AACGAAAGGATGCAGAGCATTATTTATGATCAAGACCTTGAACAATTGGACAAGTTACTTGACTTGTACAAAACATACTTCATAAGAAATGCAAAAATTAGACAAATCTCTGGGAACACACCGATTCTGGCTTCTTCACAGTACCAAATGGTGCTTAATAGAAGTACATACATCAAGATTTCAGGCCAGCAAGAGCAGATCCCAATTAATGACATATACCAGGTTACACCTTTTGGACAGCTTTCTGAATTTGCAGATGTCACAAGAAAACAGATCAGCTAA